Proteins from a genomic interval of Pseudodesulfovibrio nedwellii:
- a CDS encoding SH3 domain-containing protein gives MNRSLTPLGQVAAKMSRSVHKATFPATQALGAALRSSAFVGAVEAMRSPTMLQFGETIREMAAVGTAFNGVIDDSVGKEFLAVVETLRKVDWTAAIEESLEETEDHQDDELKNEAEAAGSFINTEFQSILDEVEQTPQGMIAALTVLRERVIESPLGKATKSIVLWMLSVILGNLFWAYICVPVGKNINQHFTHREALKATKQHILKEVGHHPQLRIVSVESRLNIRIKTNRKSHVVGKLYPYTVVTVIGHAGKWAKVGFANGQAESVEGWVFNKYLSRLK, from the coding sequence ATGAACCGCTCACTTACACCACTCGGACAGGTTGCCGCTAAAATGAGCCGTTCAGTCCATAAAGCGACTTTTCCGGCTACTCAGGCATTAGGGGCTGCCCTTCGGTCAAGCGCATTCGTTGGTGCTGTTGAGGCAATGCGTTCTCCTACGATGCTTCAGTTCGGCGAGACTATACGAGAAATGGCTGCTGTCGGGACTGCGTTTAATGGTGTTATTGATGATTCTGTCGGGAAGGAGTTCCTCGCTGTCGTTGAAACCCTACGGAAGGTGGATTGGACGGCGGCCATTGAGGAGTCGCTAGAAGAAACCGAAGATCATCAAGACGACGAACTCAAGAACGAAGCAGAGGCGGCTGGCAGCTTCATCAACACGGAGTTTCAAAGCATACTGGATGAAGTGGAACAAACGCCGCAGGGGATGATAGCTGCGCTAACCGTGCTTCGTGAGAGAGTCATAGAGTCTCCGCTGGGCAAGGCTACAAAAAGTATCGTCCTGTGGATGTTAAGCGTCATACTTGGCAACCTCTTTTGGGCTTATATTTGCGTTCCTGTTGGGAAGAATATCAACCAACACTTCACCCACAGAGAAGCATTAAAAGCCACCAAGCAACACATTTTGAAAGAGGTCGGACACCACCCGCAGCTACGCATCGTGTCGGTAGAAAGCCGCTTGAATATTCGCATAAAGACGAACAGGAAATCGCATGTCGTCGGAAAGTTGTACCCGTATACAGTCGTTACCGTGATAGGCCATGCAGGAAAGTGGGCAAAAGTGGGCTTTGCCAACGGGCAGGCTGAGAGCGTTGAGGGGTGGGTGTTCAACAAGTACCTATCGAGACTAAAATAG
- a CDS encoding DEAD/DEAH box helicase: protein MAFSSFSFDNRLNAGIKSCGYETPTPIQTQAIPHVLKGYDVMGLAQTGTGKTAAFALPTLQRLLDERLPAKGAPKILVLAPTRELALQIHESFIALGKQTGIRSAAVIGGVGMSPQVKAFAHSRIIVACPGRLVRLMKMNAISLNQINTLVLDEADRMLDMGFMPDIKRILAKLPVKRQNLLFSATMPADIRKLAEKILNQPKTVQVANTVSVKSVGHIQYKAPNHLKLSLLGKVLAATDHKSVLIFTRTKHKAKNLARKLSNGGENCTFLQGNMSQGQRQRALDGFRNGQFNIMVATDIAARGIDCDRISHVINFDMPDTVENYTHRIGRTGRAGRSGTAVSFVTPEERSQIKDIERVMRIKIEQDTIDGFDHNAVSTKIDTRKPSRRPPKNRFSNSRKRSSNRGRRSAA, encoded by the coding sequence ATGGCTTTTTCCTCTTTTTCTTTTGATAACCGTCTTAATGCGGGCATCAAATCATGCGGCTATGAAACCCCGACCCCTATCCAGACTCAGGCAATCCCTCACGTACTCAAAGGGTACGATGTCATGGGATTGGCCCAAACTGGCACAGGTAAGACCGCTGCGTTTGCCCTGCCTACTCTGCAACGTTTGCTGGACGAAAGGCTGCCCGCCAAAGGTGCACCCAAAATTCTGGTTCTCGCTCCGACTCGTGAGCTGGCATTGCAGATTCACGAAAGCTTCATCGCTCTGGGTAAACAAACCGGTATTCGCAGTGCTGCCGTCATAGGCGGCGTGGGCATGAGTCCTCAGGTCAAGGCCTTCGCCCATTCACGGATCATCGTGGCTTGTCCGGGTCGATTGGTACGTCTCATGAAAATGAACGCTATCAGCCTTAATCAAATCAACACATTGGTTCTCGACGAAGCAGACCGGATGCTCGATATGGGGTTCATGCCCGACATCAAACGCATCTTGGCCAAACTGCCTGTCAAACGGCAGAATCTGCTCTTTTCCGCCACGATGCCCGCCGATATCAGAAAGCTCGCAGAGAAAATTCTCAACCAGCCCAAAACCGTTCAGGTCGCCAACACGGTCTCGGTAAAAAGCGTTGGACATATTCAGTACAAGGCGCCCAACCATCTCAAACTTTCCCTGTTGGGAAAAGTTCTCGCTGCAACTGACCATAAAAGCGTACTCATCTTTACCCGCACAAAGCACAAGGCAAAGAATCTGGCGCGCAAGCTCAGTAACGGTGGAGAAAACTGCACTTTCCTTCAAGGCAATATGAGCCAGGGACAACGCCAAAGAGCTTTGGACGGATTTCGCAACGGGCAGTTCAACATTATGGTAGCCACCGACATCGCCGCGCGCGGTATCGATTGCGACCGCATTTCCCATGTCATCAATTTTGACATGCCGGACACCGTTGAAAACTATACTCACCGTATTGGACGGACCGGTCGAGCCGGTCGATCCGGCACTGCCGTCAGTTTTGTAACCCCGGAAGAACGCTCTCAGATCAAAGACATTGAGCGGGTCATGCGTATCAAAATCGAACAAGATACCATTGACGGATTCGATCACAACGCCGTCAGTACCAAAATAGACACTCGCAAACCCAGCCGCCGTCCTCCCAAGAATCGCTTTTCCAATTCAAGAAAGCGTAGTTCCAACCGAGGTCGTCGCTCCGCAGCGTAG
- a CDS encoding (Fe-S)-binding protein, with protein MGEAALLLEPKQSELVDKVRELLPEGGNLNMCLTCGACSAGCPATGMEDMDPRKFVRLALMGQEETIRSTSWVWLCTMCRRCVHACPMEVDIPQLIYQCRQSWPREDRPKGILGSCEQALNTPGNSAMGASSEDFKFVVEDVAEEVREMQPGQENIQVSVDRKGAYYFLNQNSREPVTEPDEMVPLWKILNLVGADWTYSTKGWAAENYCMFLADDDAWENVVRNKAGAVEELGCKVWLNTEUGHEFYAVRAGLQKFNVEHDFEMESIIRLYAQWIREGKLPVNSDWNKDLGVTFTVQDPCQLVRKSLGDPVAEDLRFVVKSVVGEENFIDMWPNKSNNYCCGGGGGFLQSGFADERRKYGQIKLDQILRTKADYCIAPCHNCHSQIHDLSEYSGAHFPVVHLWTLICLSLGMLGENEREYLGDDLKNVGL; from the coding sequence ATGGGTGAAGCAGCGCTTCTTCTTGAGCCGAAGCAATCGGAACTGGTGGACAAGGTCCGGGAACTGCTGCCCGAGGGCGGTAATCTGAACATGTGTCTCACGTGTGGAGCCTGTTCTGCAGGATGCCCTGCCACGGGTATGGAAGACATGGACCCTCGCAAATTCGTGCGTTTGGCGCTTATGGGACAGGAAGAAACTATCCGGTCCACATCCTGGGTGTGGTTGTGCACCATGTGTCGACGGTGTGTTCATGCATGTCCCATGGAAGTGGATATCCCACAACTAATTTATCAATGCCGTCAATCGTGGCCGAGGGAAGATCGTCCCAAAGGAATACTTGGTTCCTGCGAACAGGCCTTGAACACCCCCGGCAACAGCGCAATGGGTGCATCCAGCGAAGACTTCAAATTCGTGGTTGAGGATGTGGCCGAGGAAGTGCGTGAAATGCAGCCTGGTCAGGAGAATATTCAAGTCTCTGTCGACAGAAAGGGCGCGTATTATTTCCTGAATCAGAATTCACGCGAACCAGTGACCGAGCCGGACGAAATGGTTCCGCTCTGGAAGATACTTAATCTGGTCGGCGCGGACTGGACATATAGCACCAAAGGATGGGCTGCAGAAAATTACTGCATGTTTCTGGCCGATGATGACGCATGGGAAAATGTGGTGCGCAACAAGGCCGGAGCCGTAGAAGAGCTGGGGTGCAAGGTTTGGCTCAACACGGAGTGAGGACACGAATTTTATGCAGTCCGGGCCGGACTGCAAAAGTTTAATGTTGAACACGACTTCGAGATGGAAAGCATTATTCGGCTGTATGCCCAGTGGATTCGTGAGGGCAAGCTGCCAGTCAACTCCGATTGGAACAAGGACTTGGGCGTGACCTTCACGGTTCAGGACCCGTGTCAGCTTGTACGGAAGTCACTGGGTGATCCGGTGGCCGAGGACCTTCGTTTTGTGGTCAAATCCGTAGTCGGTGAAGAAAATTTCATCGATATGTGGCCGAATAAATCCAACAACTACTGTTGCGGTGGCGGCGGCGGATTTCTCCAGTCAGGTTTTGCAGACGAACGGCGCAAGTATGGTCAGATCAAACTCGATCAGATTCTTCGCACCAAGGCGGACTATTGCATCGCGCCATGTCATAACTGCCATTCACAGATTCATGATCTCAGTGAATACTCCGGCGCACACTTCCCGGTGGTTCACCTCTGGACACTCATTTGTCTTTCGCTCGGTATGCTTGGCGAAAACGAACGTGAATATCTCGGAGATGATTTGAAGAATGTAGGGTTGTAG
- a CDS encoding FAD-dependent oxidoreductase has product MRKQYGAMVVGAGIGGIRAALDLAVTGHKVALIDRRPNHGGILSQLDHQFPSDHCGMCKMLPLMSRDSSSQYCLRKGLFHDNIDIMLSTEVAEVEGEPGKFFVSLNRTSPLVDPTKCVSCGKCSEVCPVRVDSEFNAGLTQRAAIYLPVPHAIPNQYVLDLDNCLRCWKCHEVCPTGAIDFKFEERKDFHILVVDRDETVQEMMQGSLDEQNFPLHFTASGREAVDQLAETDQFRLVLLGLNINDMDAERVLTRCQELHPDMPVVILADESQDETATELVLQGAREYLTKPLTAKKFVPWLDKLFVRILSDTVEELEVGAIVLAGGFECYDPKTDPEVSSEIWNYEHPGVLTAVEFERLLSGTGPTGGKLLRPGDDKPIKKIAWIQCVGSRDVQRNADFCSGICCMFSIKESLLAKKVTNGEVETSIFYMDMRTAGKGYQRYRINAEKEQGVRFVRSRPHSLLPTDDGQDIKLEYFAEDGTMVTEIYDMVVLAVGARPPKNSDTFAQTIGIDLNQWGFADTQPYSPERTSAVGIFAAGAFGEPKDISESVIHAGAAAQAASRIIKAYDVLAGIEDEPEPDFPDVSREPPRTLVAVCASCPTLEQSVDIEALSLRMANVHSVCKVVSVGSACTVEGWGDIEQAAIEFKPNRIIIGACMPYAYIPRLKELGKTIGLNPALMDVVDIYTPTFGPETDARTAEKEIYASLSTAVARLQGVDPTPPPNMVDVERSALVVGGGLAGMTAAMAIADQGYGVCLVESEEELGGMAMRLHTQLDGSDPHKYMEELIAQVEKHPNIRVLKDSRVVLSRGSAGRFRSAIASPEGVFPLEHGVSILATGAHEAKVYESGLCVHKSVMTHFALEEQLATGQLDAGILSSVAMIQCWRKPGEDRTYCSKVCCPEMVKNVLALKERNPDLSIYVFYRDIMMPGFLETYYTQARKAGAIFIRYEQDAPPQVKFEEGKPVITAYDPILRENIILRPDILSLSSGMEPNDMDDIQEVFGVEINEDGFYQEADFKWRPVDFLKQGVYACGTGLAPRRMGESVASAKAAAQRALRILNAETIARETVVASVRHSLCSLCQACIAACPYGARVLDMELGQIQVDEILCQGCGSCAAVCPNSATVLKGFHDGPMMSVIDAALEEPA; this is encoded by the coding sequence ATGAGGAAGCAATACGGAGCAATGGTGGTAGGCGCAGGAATCGGTGGTATACGCGCCGCTCTCGACCTGGCCGTTACTGGTCACAAGGTCGCTCTTATCGACCGCCGTCCGAACCACGGTGGAATTTTGAGTCAACTTGACCACCAATTTCCGTCCGATCATTGCGGCATGTGTAAGATGCTGCCGCTTATGTCACGGGATTCATCCAGCCAGTATTGCCTGCGCAAGGGGCTGTTTCACGATAATATTGATATTATGCTCTCTACCGAAGTGGCGGAAGTAGAAGGTGAACCGGGCAAGTTCTTTGTCTCGTTAAACCGAACATCGCCTTTGGTGGACCCGACCAAATGTGTTAGTTGCGGCAAGTGTTCCGAGGTGTGCCCGGTTCGAGTGGACAGTGAATTCAACGCTGGATTGACGCAACGGGCAGCTATTTATCTGCCGGTTCCGCATGCCATTCCCAATCAGTATGTACTGGATTTGGACAACTGTTTGCGTTGTTGGAAATGTCATGAAGTATGTCCTACCGGGGCCATTGATTTCAAGTTCGAAGAGCGCAAGGATTTTCATATCCTCGTGGTAGATCGAGATGAAACGGTACAGGAAATGATGCAAGGAAGTCTTGATGAACAGAATTTCCCACTTCATTTTACCGCAAGTGGGCGTGAGGCAGTGGATCAGCTCGCCGAAACCGATCAATTCAGGCTTGTCCTACTTGGATTAAATATTAATGACATGGATGCCGAACGTGTCTTGACACGTTGTCAGGAACTTCACCCGGATATGCCGGTGGTTATTCTGGCAGATGAAAGTCAGGATGAAACCGCTACCGAACTTGTTTTGCAAGGTGCACGCGAATATCTGACCAAGCCGTTGACGGCAAAGAAGTTTGTGCCGTGGCTCGATAAGTTGTTCGTGCGTATTCTTTCAGACACTGTCGAGGAACTGGAAGTCGGAGCCATCGTTTTGGCCGGTGGATTTGAGTGCTACGATCCAAAAACAGATCCTGAGGTTTCATCGGAAATCTGGAATTATGAACACCCCGGCGTACTTACAGCGGTCGAATTCGAACGCCTTTTGAGCGGGACTGGTCCCACAGGCGGCAAGCTGTTGCGTCCCGGTGATGACAAGCCGATCAAAAAGATTGCATGGATTCAGTGCGTTGGCTCGCGCGATGTGCAAAGGAATGCGGATTTCTGTTCTGGGATATGCTGCATGTTTTCCATCAAGGAATCGTTGCTCGCTAAAAAGGTGACCAATGGTGAAGTGGAGACTTCCATTTTTTACATGGATATGCGTACGGCGGGGAAGGGATATCAACGATATCGTATCAATGCTGAAAAAGAACAGGGCGTTCGTTTTGTGCGCAGCCGTCCTCATTCGCTCCTGCCGACGGATGACGGGCAAGACATCAAACTCGAATACTTTGCCGAAGACGGAACAATGGTCACCGAAATCTATGACATGGTTGTTCTGGCCGTGGGAGCACGTCCGCCAAAGAATTCGGACACATTTGCGCAGACAATCGGTATTGATCTCAATCAGTGGGGTTTCGCAGATACGCAGCCGTATTCACCGGAACGCACAAGCGCTGTCGGTATATTCGCAGCCGGGGCGTTTGGTGAACCCAAGGACATCTCCGAATCCGTGATTCATGCAGGCGCAGCAGCGCAAGCCGCGTCCCGTATCATCAAGGCATATGACGTGCTGGCGGGTATTGAGGACGAACCTGAACCCGATTTCCCAGACGTTTCGCGTGAACCACCTCGTACATTGGTGGCAGTCTGTGCATCCTGTCCTACTTTGGAGCAATCCGTTGATATCGAAGCGTTGAGTCTGCGTATGGCCAATGTTCACTCGGTTTGCAAGGTTGTAAGTGTAGGAAGTGCCTGCACGGTAGAAGGGTGGGGCGATATTGAACAGGCGGCCATAGAGTTCAAGCCGAACCGTATTATCATCGGTGCGTGTATGCCTTACGCCTACATTCCCCGTCTCAAGGAATTGGGTAAGACCATTGGTCTGAATCCCGCACTTATGGATGTGGTGGATATCTATACACCGACCTTTGGCCCGGAAACAGATGCACGAACAGCGGAGAAGGAGATTTACGCATCTTTGTCCACGGCTGTAGCACGGTTGCAAGGAGTCGACCCAACACCGCCACCTAATATGGTTGACGTAGAACGGTCGGCCTTGGTTGTCGGTGGTGGATTGGCGGGTATGACAGCGGCTATGGCTATTGCGGATCAAGGCTATGGAGTCTGTTTGGTGGAATCCGAAGAAGAACTTGGCGGCATGGCTATGCGGTTGCATACACAACTCGATGGTTCCGATCCACACAAGTACATGGAAGAACTCATCGCACAGGTGGAAAAGCATCCGAATATCAGGGTGCTCAAGGATTCACGTGTCGTGCTGTCTCGAGGCAGTGCAGGACGGTTCCGTTCCGCCATTGCCAGTCCGGAAGGAGTATTCCCTCTTGAGCATGGTGTCTCCATTCTTGCTACCGGTGCACACGAGGCCAAGGTCTATGAAAGCGGCCTGTGTGTGCATAAGTCGGTGATGACTCATTTCGCATTGGAAGAACAGCTTGCCACAGGTCAGCTTGACGCAGGCATACTTTCTTCGGTTGCCATGATTCAGTGTTGGCGCAAGCCCGGTGAGGACCGTACCTATTGCAGCAAGGTGTGTTGTCCGGAAATGGTCAAGAACGTGCTCGCTCTCAAGGAGCGCAATCCTGATCTGTCGATATACGTGTTCTATCGTGATATTATGATGCCTGGTTTCCTTGAGACCTACTACACGCAGGCACGGAAGGCCGGAGCCATCTTCATTCGATATGAACAGGACGCCCCCCCTCAGGTGAAGTTTGAGGAAGGTAAGCCGGTCATTACGGCCTACGACCCCATTCTTAGGGAAAACATAATCCTCAGGCCAGATATTCTGTCACTTTCGAGTGGCATGGAACCCAATGACATGGATGATATCCAGGAAGTCTTTGGCGTGGAGATTAACGAAGACGGCTTTTATCAAGAAGCGGATTTCAAGTGGCGGCCCGTAGATTTCCTCAAGCAGGGTGTTTACGCGTGCGGAACCGGTTTGGCTCCTCGTCGAATGGGAGAATCTGTTGCTTCTGCAAAGGCTGCTGCTCAACGCGCATTACGAATTCTCAATGCAGAAACTATTGCCCGTGAAACTGTGGTGGCCTCTGTCCGACACTCATTGTGTTCATTGTGTCAGGCGTGTATCGCGGCCTGCCCGTATGGTGCTCGTGTATTGGATATGGAACTCGGTCAGATTCAGGTGGACGAAATCCTGTGTCAGGGGTGTGGCTCCTGTGCGGCAGTTTGTCCTAACAGTGCCACGGTCCTCAAGGGATTCCACGATGGGCCGATGATGTCTGTCATTGACGCGGCACTCGAAGAACCGGCGTAA
- a CDS encoding tyrosine-type recombinase/integrase, which yields MAVNKYKTKKGPRYQAVLCLHGQRVATKSGFKTKKDARKWLHQEEKRWELFGEKTKTSMDFEELAGDYLTWVEDRRSRNTYIYKRSTFRRFLDFYPRRLPLNELSRELLEEFHRVQNQERGPKAANSDLREIGTMFNWAIKRDYMAKNVARQVEPYPVEATVRYVPPSEDIAAVRMAATPEERLIFDTLYYSAGRLTEILELTWEDINFEANALRLWTSKRRGGNKEPRVIAMHRELEKVLEEAWKRRDTASPYVFTNPHTGSHYTRHSDPIRLLFSRLCKKAGLKKPFTAHAIRHHVASRFADSRKATHRQIQQFLGHMNIKTTETYLHELQVDHDILDAFDSKTDTTKEAEK from the coding sequence ATGGCAGTCAACAAATACAAGACGAAGAAAGGGCCACGGTATCAAGCGGTCCTCTGTCTGCACGGCCAAAGAGTCGCAACGAAGTCAGGGTTCAAGACAAAGAAGGACGCAAGAAAGTGGCTGCACCAAGAGGAAAAGCGATGGGAATTGTTCGGAGAAAAGACGAAGACCAGCATGGACTTCGAAGAGTTGGCCGGTGATTACCTAACATGGGTTGAAGACCGCCGGAGCAGAAACACATATATTTACAAACGAAGCACATTCCGCAGATTCCTTGACTTTTACCCGCGCAGACTACCTTTAAACGAACTCAGCCGTGAACTCCTTGAAGAGTTCCACCGCGTACAGAACCAAGAGCGCGGCCCGAAGGCAGCCAATAGCGACTTACGCGAGATAGGGACCATGTTCAATTGGGCCATCAAGCGCGACTACATGGCCAAGAACGTCGCCCGCCAGGTTGAACCATACCCCGTCGAAGCCACTGTCCGATACGTCCCGCCATCCGAGGATATAGCAGCCGTCAGAATGGCAGCCACTCCAGAAGAACGTCTCATATTCGACACCCTCTACTATTCTGCAGGAAGACTCACCGAGATACTTGAGCTCACCTGGGAAGACATTAACTTCGAAGCCAACGCCCTCCGTCTATGGACTTCAAAGCGCAGGGGCGGCAACAAAGAGCCTCGCGTAATTGCCATGCACAGAGAACTGGAAAAGGTGCTTGAAGAGGCGTGGAAGAGAAGAGACACAGCGAGTCCATACGTCTTCACCAACCCACATACCGGATCTCACTACACGCGACACAGCGATCCTATCCGTCTACTCTTCTCTCGTCTCTGCAAGAAGGCCGGACTCAAGAAGCCTTTTACGGCTCATGCTATCCGACATCATGTAGCCTCCCGCTTCGCAGATTCGCGCAAAGCGACACACCGCCAGATTCAACAATTCTTGGGCCACATGAATATCAAGACGACAGAAACATATCTCCATGAGCTCCAAGTCGATCACGACATCCTGGATGCCTTTGACTCTAAGACAGACACCACCAAAGAAGCCGAAAAATAA
- a CDS encoding universal stress protein: MFKDIIVGVTPTGIDNCAVQAAMEFARKFESKLYLVHVAGMAQGWGSIETLEPSGETSRLKEQISETYAEMLEGIQESQIIVVPGIPHNEILRLARKKNTDLIVMGPHTKEYEETRSKMWGMTGSTLERVSQKARCPVMIVHKDVVCKEPLYSNILVATDFSDQAECAVSYGGQMARQYKANLKIMHVVENGNSRSDVIGRLEDEYGPRLDGIGECGFEACRGKPSMEILRMGNQADADLIIMAHHSKERDPEKAFLGSTVTQVALNAPCPTMSVNRHFDLRCGLMYDQTGAAVQTEALA; encoded by the coding sequence ATGTTTAAGGACATCATCGTAGGAGTCACTCCTACCGGAATCGACAACTGCGCGGTTCAGGCAGCAATGGAATTCGCTCGTAAGTTCGAGTCAAAGCTTTACCTCGTTCATGTAGCGGGCATGGCTCAGGGCTGGGGTTCTATCGAAACTCTGGAACCTTCGGGTGAAACTTCACGGCTCAAGGAACAGATCTCTGAAACGTATGCGGAAATGCTTGAGGGAATCCAGGAATCACAGATTATTGTCGTACCGGGTATCCCGCACAACGAGATTCTGCGTCTGGCACGAAAGAAGAACACCGACCTTATCGTCATGGGACCGCACACCAAGGAATACGAGGAAACCCGTTCCAAGATGTGGGGCATGACAGGCAGTACGCTTGAACGCGTGAGTCAGAAGGCCCGCTGTCCGGTCATGATTGTTCACAAGGACGTTGTTTGTAAGGAACCGCTGTATAGTAATATCCTTGTGGCAACCGATTTCTCTGATCAAGCTGAATGCGCCGTAAGTTACGGCGGCCAGATGGCCCGTCAGTACAAGGCCAATCTCAAGATCATGCATGTCGTGGAAAATGGAAACAGTCGCTCTGATGTCATCGGACGACTGGAAGATGAATATGGTCCTCGTCTTGATGGTATCGGTGAATGCGGTTTCGAGGCCTGTCGCGGCAAGCCTTCCATGGAAATTCTGCGCATGGGGAATCAGGCCGATGCAGACCTGATCATCATGGCTCACCATTCCAAGGAACGTGATCCGGAAAAGGCTTTCCTTGGTTCGACGGTCACTCAGGTGGCATTGAATGCACCGTGTCCGACCATGAGCGTCAACCGTCACTTCGATTTGCGTTGCGGCCTTATGTACGACCAGACAGGCGCGGCTGTTCAGACGGAGGCCTTGGCCTAG
- a CDS encoding CoB--CoM heterodisulfide reductase iron-sulfur subunit B family protein, with the protein MKYAYYPGCSLTESATEFDISTRAVMEYLGAELIEIPDWTCCGASAAEPVSKLMNYALPARNLALTEKELDGIDVIAPCSACYLNLLKVNKEVIGDRSLHGKVNEVLAASGLTYSGKVEVRHILDVLINDVGAKIIEQKVTNNLEGMKIAPYYGCQILRPYPVFDDPKNPTSMHRVLTALGAEMHEWNHGNKCCGASLMVGHRDVALQSVAAILADAEGADAIATVCPLCQMNLEAYQSQAQKLGAKPIPILYLTQLMGEAFGLEDGAIQFEKNLTISAGVRRDIANKVWSQPNQVESGDDMAEAKADNLSKGANHV; encoded by the coding sequence ATGAAATACGCATACTACCCAGGTTGTTCTTTGACTGAAAGTGCGACGGAGTTTGATATCTCTACGCGTGCAGTCATGGAGTATCTTGGTGCCGAATTGATTGAAATTCCAGACTGGACCTGTTGCGGCGCGAGTGCGGCTGAGCCGGTGAGCAAGCTTATGAACTATGCGCTTCCGGCACGTAATCTTGCCCTCACTGAAAAAGAACTCGACGGCATTGATGTGATCGCGCCGTGTTCCGCCTGCTATCTCAACCTGCTCAAGGTGAACAAGGAAGTAATTGGAGACAGGAGTCTGCATGGCAAGGTGAATGAAGTGCTGGCTGCGTCCGGTTTGACCTATTCCGGCAAGGTGGAGGTGCGACATATTCTCGATGTTCTCATCAATGATGTCGGGGCAAAAATTATTGAACAGAAGGTGACAAACAACCTTGAGGGCATGAAGATCGCCCCATATTACGGGTGTCAGATCTTACGACCATACCCGGTGTTTGATGATCCCAAGAACCCTACATCCATGCATCGTGTTCTTACGGCATTGGGTGCAGAAATGCATGAGTGGAATCACGGAAACAAATGTTGTGGTGCTTCGCTCATGGTGGGGCATAGAGATGTGGCACTTCAATCGGTGGCGGCAATACTCGCTGATGCAGAGGGCGCGGATGCCATCGCCACGGTCTGTCCATTATGTCAGATGAATCTTGAGGCATATCAGTCGCAGGCGCAGAAACTTGGAGCCAAACCTATCCCCATTCTCTATCTGACACAATTGATGGGCGAAGCCTTCGGGCTGGAGGATGGGGCCATTCAATTCGAGAAAAACCTGACCATATCGGCTGGGGTCAGGAGGGATATCGCCAACAAGGTCTGGAGCCAGCCGAACCAGGTCGAAAGCGGCGACGATATGGCGGAAGCAAAGGCGGATAACCTCAGCAAGGGGGCAAATCATGTTTAA
- a CDS encoding 4Fe-4S dicluster domain-containing protein — MSEAVRKTWSPAGDEIEFVLAQLKEEVGACMQCGTCTASCPNGFAMDITPRAMWRMIQFGMLDEILESQTFWMCSSCYTCTLRCPRGLKLTSVMASLKRLAMLSGKGRKNSAFYRAFMENVESHGRVQEMGMMSNYFFKRMDNPTLPLKFVPLGMKMMAKGKVHMPGGGQGGVLKPMFAKAREMEGLS; from the coding sequence ATGAGCGAAGCAGTAAGAAAAACATGGAGCCCGGCCGGAGATGAAATCGAGTTCGTGCTCGCCCAATTAAAGGAAGAAGTCGGGGCCTGTATGCAGTGCGGTACTTGTACGGCATCCTGTCCCAACGGGTTCGCCATGGATATCACTCCACGGGCCATGTGGCGGATGATCCAGTTCGGCATGCTCGACGAGATCCTTGAAAGCCAGACCTTCTGGATGTGTTCATCTTGTTACACCTGCACACTGCGATGTCCACGAGGTCTCAAACTCACTTCGGTCATGGCTTCTCTGAAGAGACTGGCCATGCTCAGTGGCAAAGGACGTAAGAACAGTGCGTTCTATAGAGCGTTCATGGAAAATGTCGAGTCACATGGTCGAGTGCAGGAAATGGGCATGATGAGCAATTATTTCTTCAAACGCATGGATAACCCGACGCTACCGCTCAAGTTTGTACCGCTGGGTATGAAGATGATGGCCAAGGGCAAGGTACATATGCCGGGTGGCGGTCAGGGCGGAGTGCTGAAGCCTATGTTCGCCAAGGCGCGAGAGATGGAGGGATTGTCATGA